A stretch of the Haloarcula ordinaria genome encodes the following:
- the aglF gene encoding UTP--glucose-1-phosphate uridylyltransferase AglF produces the protein MKAVVLAAGEGTRLRPLTEDKPKGMVEVAGKPILTHCFEQLIDLGADELLVVVGYKKQAIINHFEDEFEGVPITYTHQREQKGLAHALMTCEEHIDDDFMLMLGDNIFQANLQDVVNRQREDRADAAFLVEEVPWDEASRYGVCDTNKYGEITEVIEKPEEPPSNLVMTGFYTFTPSIFHACHLVQPSNRGEYEISDAIDLLLHSGRTIDAIRMNGWRNDIGYPEDRDEAEERLQGEVDPELAAENLATSE, from the coding sequence ATGAAGGCTGTCGTACTCGCTGCTGGAGAGGGAACGCGGCTTCGCCCACTGACCGAGGACAAGCCGAAGGGGATGGTCGAAGTCGCGGGGAAACCGATCCTCACGCACTGTTTCGAGCAGCTCATCGACCTGGGTGCCGACGAGCTGTTGGTCGTGGTCGGCTACAAGAAACAGGCCATCATCAACCACTTCGAAGACGAGTTCGAGGGGGTCCCCATCACCTACACCCACCAGCGCGAGCAGAAGGGGCTGGCCCACGCGTTGATGACCTGCGAGGAGCATATCGACGACGACTTCATGCTGATGCTGGGGGACAACATCTTCCAGGCGAACCTCCAGGACGTCGTCAATCGCCAACGGGAAGACCGGGCCGACGCGGCGTTCCTCGTCGAAGAGGTCCCATGGGACGAGGCGAGTCGCTACGGGGTCTGTGACACCAACAAGTACGGCGAGATAACCGAAGTCATCGAGAAGCCCGAAGAGCCGCCGTCGAACCTGGTGATGACGGGCTTCTACACGTTCACCCCGTCCATCTTCCACGCCTGTCACCTGGTGCAACCGTCGAACCGCGGCGAGTACGAGATCTCCGATGCCATCGACCTCCTGCTTCACTCCGGACGGACTATCGATGCGATTCGGATGAACGGCTGGCGAAACGACATCGGCTACCCGGAGGACCGGGACGAGGCCGAAGAGCGACTGCAGGGTGAGGTCGACCCCGAACTGGCCGCGGAGAACCTCGCGACCAGCGAGTAA
- a CDS encoding DUF4330 family protein encodes MTDSDGSSGVIDDEGKLLGLINIVDLLVVLLVLAVGIAGVALVQSSGSDQTDTEPEPEPTRYATVAYPAPLSSDAALIETGETLSPVGSNTAFTVVDVYRSFTTGGDAYVLTRIEYDGALSGAQDRLYGGDDTALSTDSYRVSAHVLAANQTATEIRTRQVPVVLSANVTDATARSIAAGQQATIDGDRVATIETVTERSRTEDRRQLLIGVELIVWDTEPVPQFDSQALRVDNDVTIVTDTATIRGQVYTVGTTDATAGS; translated from the coding sequence ATGACTGACTCGGACGGGTCGTCGGGGGTCATCGACGACGAGGGTAAGCTGCTCGGTCTGATCAATATCGTCGATCTTCTCGTCGTTTTGCTGGTCCTCGCTGTGGGTATCGCCGGCGTCGCACTGGTTCAATCGAGCGGCAGTGACCAGACGGATACCGAACCCGAACCCGAACCGACTCGATACGCGACCGTCGCGTATCCCGCGCCGCTCTCGAGCGACGCTGCGCTCATCGAAACCGGCGAAACGCTGTCACCGGTTGGAAGTAATACGGCGTTCACCGTCGTCGACGTGTACCGGAGCTTCACGACGGGCGGCGACGCGTACGTGCTGACTCGCATCGAGTACGACGGGGCGCTCTCTGGCGCTCAGGATAGGCTGTACGGCGGAGACGACACGGCCCTCTCGACTGACTCGTATCGCGTCAGCGCGCACGTGCTCGCGGCCAACCAGACTGCTACGGAAATCCGAACCCGACAAGTCCCGGTCGTTCTCAGTGCGAACGTCACCGATGCGACCGCTCGTTCGATCGCTGCGGGACAGCAAGCCACTATCGATGGTGACAGAGTCGCGACCATCGAGACGGTGACCGAACGCTCGCGGACCGAAGACCGACGCCAGTTACTGATCGGTGTCGAGCTCATCGTGTGGGACACGGAGCCGGTCCCGCAGTTCGACAGCCAGGCGTTGCGCGTCGACAACGACGTGACCATCGTGACGGACACGGCGACAATCCGGGGCCAGGTCTACACTGTCGGCACCACGGACGCCACCGCGGGTTCGTAA
- a CDS encoding sugar transferase — protein METGWRYRFIALAGTAALILSSIVLANTPTAQSALTALPILDRLEPTVIASTELRDELATTLVIVLGAMWPLFKPRPRRILDVISLAQKRVFLAAALLATIGYFDWSTRLPRSTLIAVTMLLALVLPAWFVYIRQRPQSASRAILVGDDTESMETLLESTELPILGIVAPPAVQIDRQRIADGGLLVESPDKLTRLGGLSRLDEVLVEYDVDTALLGFRRPDRQEFFGAIASCHEHGVQAKVHRGHADSVLVTNAAGGDIVDTDLEPWDWQDYVVKRLFDVLFAATGLLCLSPLLAAIAVSIKIDSPGPVLYRQRRTAEFGNTFDVYKFRSMVANAEAETGAKLSEDDAGGTDPRVTAVGRVLRTTHLDEIPQLWSILVGDMSVVGPRPERPELDYDIESDVDEWRSRWFVKPGLTGLAQINDVTGHEPEEKLRYDIEYIRRQSIWFDMKIVVREIYSVGLDMLSIISPGRFENE, from the coding sequence ATGGAGACAGGGTGGCGGTACCGATTCATCGCTCTCGCGGGGACTGCAGCACTCATCCTCTCGTCTATCGTTCTCGCGAACACGCCGACCGCTCAATCGGCGCTCACGGCACTCCCGATACTGGACAGACTGGAGCCCACCGTAATCGCCAGTACCGAGCTGCGAGACGAGCTCGCTACGACGCTGGTCATCGTCTTGGGTGCGATGTGGCCGCTGTTCAAGCCACGTCCGCGGCGCATTCTCGACGTGATCTCACTGGCGCAAAAACGGGTGTTCCTTGCCGCCGCGTTGCTGGCGACGATCGGGTACTTCGACTGGTCGACGCGGCTACCGAGGTCGACGCTCATCGCAGTGACGATGCTACTCGCGCTCGTACTGCCAGCCTGGTTCGTCTACATCCGACAGCGCCCACAGTCGGCGTCGCGAGCGATTCTCGTCGGTGACGACACGGAGTCGATGGAGACGCTGCTGGAATCTACCGAACTCCCGATTCTCGGGATCGTCGCACCGCCGGCGGTCCAGATTGACCGACAACGGATCGCTGATGGGGGACTGCTTGTCGAGTCTCCCGACAAGCTCACCCGGCTTGGTGGCCTCTCTCGGCTCGACGAAGTCCTGGTCGAGTACGACGTCGATACCGCCTTGCTCGGATTCCGGCGACCGGACCGACAGGAGTTCTTCGGCGCGATCGCATCCTGTCACGAACACGGCGTCCAGGCGAAAGTCCATCGTGGCCACGCCGATAGCGTCCTGGTGACGAACGCCGCCGGTGGCGATATCGTCGATACCGATCTCGAACCGTGGGACTGGCAGGATTACGTCGTCAAACGGCTATTCGATGTCCTGTTTGCTGCCACTGGGTTATTGTGTCTCTCGCCACTGCTGGCCGCCATCGCGGTCAGTATCAAGATCGACTCGCCGGGCCCAGTTCTGTACCGTCAGCGGCGGACGGCTGAGTTCGGGAACACGTTCGACGTCTACAAATTCCGCAGCATGGTAGCGAACGCCGAGGCCGAAACCGGTGCGAAGCTGAGCGAGGACGATGCAGGCGGTACCGATCCTCGAGTGACGGCCGTCGGTCGCGTACTTCGCACGACCCACCTCGACGAGATCCCACAACTCTGGTCGATACTCGTCGGAGATATGAGCGTCGTCGGGCCGCGTCCAGAGCGACCGGAACTGGACTACGATATCGAATCGGACGTCGACGAATGGCGGAGTCGCTGGTTCGTCAAGCCCGGCCTCACTGGCCTCGCGCAGATAAACGACGTGACTGGCCACGAACCCGAAGAGAAGCTCCGCTACGATATCGAGTACATCCGTCGACAGTCGATCTGGTTCGATATGAAAATTGTCGTCAGAGAGATCTACAGCGTCGGTCTCGATATGCTCTCGATAATTTCTCCCGGACGATTCGAGAACGAATGA
- a CDS encoding NAD-dependent epimerase/dehydratase family protein has product MPERAIDTPHIAITGAAGYIGSRVVHDLQEQHPDWELTALDNFYRGHVRSIDDLDIEHVDIRNRDRLEAALSGADIVMHLAAISGVDDCDQQPDLAYEVNVQGTENVAWFCRKTGAGMIFPFSMAVLGDPQEFPLTVDHPRDPMNWYGRTKLLNERVIETFADGAFPAHQFMISNLYGGHEIDGERISKGTVINFFLSRALDGETLTVYEPGTQSRNFVHVKDVARAYLRSAERMIEQLAAGETGTEKYEIASDEDPSVHTVAELVQTVAAERGLDCDVELVANPRAGEETLVDSFAVETTRAREQLGWQVEHDVESVVTTALTAALE; this is encoded by the coding sequence ATGCCTGAACGAGCTATCGACACACCACACATCGCTATCACCGGTGCGGCCGGCTACATCGGTAGCCGCGTCGTCCACGACCTGCAGGAACAGCACCCCGACTGGGAGCTCACCGCGCTTGACAACTTCTATCGCGGACACGTTCGCTCTATCGACGACCTCGATATCGAGCACGTCGACATCCGGAACCGTGACCGGCTGGAAGCGGCACTCTCCGGTGCGGATATCGTGATGCACCTCGCTGCCATCTCCGGCGTCGACGACTGCGACCAACAACCTGACCTCGCATACGAGGTGAACGTTCAGGGGACCGAGAACGTCGCGTGGTTCTGCCGGAAGACCGGGGCTGGGATGATCTTCCCCTTCTCGATGGCTGTCCTCGGCGACCCCCAGGAGTTCCCGCTGACTGTCGACCATCCGCGCGATCCGATGAACTGGTACGGGCGCACGAAACTCCTCAACGAGCGCGTAATCGAGACGTTCGCCGATGGAGCGTTCCCTGCCCACCAGTTCATGATATCGAATCTGTATGGTGGGCACGAAATCGACGGTGAGCGGATCTCGAAAGGGACCGTGATCAACTTCTTCCTCTCACGGGCGCTGGACGGAGAGACGTTGACCGTGTACGAACCGGGCACGCAATCCCGGAATTTCGTCCACGTCAAGGATGTGGCGAGGGCGTATTTACGGAGTGCGGAGCGGATGATCGAGCAATTAGCTGCTGGCGAGACTGGCACGGAAAAGTACGAAATCGCGAGTGACGAAGACCCGAGCGTCCACACCGTCGCGGAACTGGTCCAGACTGTTGCGGCCGAACGGGGACTCGACTGTGACGTCGAACTCGTCGCGAACCCGCGTGCCGGCGAGGAGACGCTCGTCGACTCGTTCGCAGTCGAGACCACTCGCGCTCGCGAACAACTCGGCTGGCAGGTCGAACACGATGTCGAGTCGGTCGTCACCACGGCACTCACTGCTGCACTCGAGTGA
- a CDS encoding NAD-dependent epimerase/dehydratase family protein has translation MDVLVTGACGYIGSALLGLLQDDEQVDRVVVLDSLDSGSPRAMLGTLRDDLDFRQGDVREYGDVESAMRGVDRVVHLAAITGASSTHDRREETFAVNYDGTENVLTGAGKLDVDHVVFASSCNVYGRATSTDIDETVDPDPINPYAESKLESETLVHEYCEAFDMTGTSLRMATNYGYSPGVRFNLVVNYFVFRALTGRPLTVYGDGSNWRPFVHVRDAARAYADAVLHPETWDEHVYNVGSEDGNYRVSEVADIVADEVAPVDVTYLEDEHPGPSYHVNFDRLTSTGFETEWTLREGVRDLAQEFTNA, from the coding sequence ATGGACGTGCTGGTCACCGGGGCGTGTGGCTACATCGGCAGCGCGCTATTGGGGCTGTTACAGGACGACGAGCAGGTCGACCGCGTGGTCGTTCTCGACAGCCTCGACTCGGGGTCGCCGCGTGCGATGCTCGGAACGCTCCGCGACGACCTAGATTTCCGACAGGGCGACGTCCGCGAGTACGGCGACGTCGAGAGCGCGATGCGTGGCGTCGACCGCGTCGTCCACCTCGCGGCCATAACGGGCGCATCGAGCACACACGACCGCCGCGAGGAGACCTTCGCGGTGAACTACGACGGGACCGAGAACGTCCTGACCGGGGCGGGGAAACTCGACGTCGACCACGTCGTCTTCGCTTCCTCCTGTAACGTTTACGGCCGCGCGACCAGCACCGACATCGACGAGACGGTCGACCCGGACCCGATCAACCCCTACGCGGAGTCGAAACTCGAATCCGAGACGCTCGTCCACGAGTACTGCGAGGCGTTCGACATGACCGGCACCTCGTTGCGGATGGCCACCAACTACGGCTACTCGCCGGGGGTCCGGTTCAACCTCGTGGTCAACTACTTCGTCTTCCGCGCGCTGACCGGCCGGCCGCTGACGGTGTATGGCGACGGGTCGAACTGGCGGCCGTTCGTCCACGTACGGGACGCCGCGCGTGCCTACGCCGACGCCGTGTTACATCCCGAGACGTGGGACGAACACGTGTACAACGTCGGCTCCGAGGACGGTAACTACCGCGTCTCGGAGGTTGCCGATATCGTCGCCGACGAAGTCGCGCCGGTCGACGTGACCTATCTCGAAGACGAACACCCCGGGCCGTCGTATCACGTCAACTTCGACCGGCTCACGAGTACCGGGTTCGAAACCGAATGGACGCTCCGTGAGGGCGTCCGTGACCTTGCGCAGGAGTTCACCAATGCCTGA
- a CDS encoding NAD-dependent epimerase/dehydratase family protein yields MTILVTGGDGYLGWPAALRIADRTDDRVILVDNFARREWVEEVGATSATPVASIDARLEAAREVHDLSNLSFVEGDLVEKSFVDELLAVHEPDVVVHAAAQPSAPYSQINGERANYTQHNNLQSTRNLLWGLEEHDLTDTHFVETTTTGVYGAPEFPIPEGGATMENQGERDEVPFPAMAGSWYHLTKSHDAANMRLAHKQFDIPVSDVRTAIVYGTETEETRADDRLKTRFDFDYYFGTVGHRFAAQAVAGYPVTVYGKGEQRKPFISLEDAVEGLAQVALVDPDDRPEGLTVYNQVTRAISIVEIAETIADVGDEFDLDVAVEHFENPRDEDETHKMEIENDRYAGLIGGQSQTFEEGVRDIFETLTRYADTIEAHEDRFLPGVLSED; encoded by the coding sequence ATGACGATCCTCGTCACTGGCGGCGACGGCTACCTCGGCTGGCCGGCTGCCCTGCGAATCGCGGACAGAACCGACGACAGAGTGATTCTCGTGGATAACTTCGCCCGCCGCGAGTGGGTCGAGGAGGTCGGCGCGACCAGTGCCACGCCCGTCGCGAGCATCGACGCGCGCCTCGAAGCCGCCCGCGAGGTCCACGACCTCTCGAACCTCTCCTTTGTCGAGGGCGACCTCGTCGAGAAGTCCTTCGTCGACGAACTGCTTGCGGTCCACGAACCCGACGTCGTCGTCCACGCGGCAGCCCAGCCGTCGGCACCCTACTCGCAGATCAACGGCGAGCGGGCCAACTACACCCAGCACAACAACTTGCAGAGCACGCGCAACCTCCTGTGGGGTCTCGAGGAACACGACCTCACGGACACCCACTTCGTCGAGACCACCACGACAGGGGTCTACGGCGCGCCCGAGTTCCCTATCCCGGAGGGCGGCGCGACGATGGAGAACCAGGGCGAGCGAGACGAGGTGCCGTTCCCGGCGATGGCGGGCAGCTGGTACCATCTCACGAAATCGCACGACGCGGCCAACATGCGCCTCGCGCACAAGCAGTTCGACATCCCGGTCTCGGACGTCCGGACGGCTATCGTCTACGGGACCGAGACCGAGGAGACCCGCGCGGACGACCGCCTGAAGACGCGCTTCGACTTCGACTACTACTTCGGGACCGTCGGCCACCGCTTCGCGGCGCAGGCCGTCGCCGGTTACCCGGTCACCGTCTACGGCAAGGGCGAGCAGCGCAAGCCGTTCATCTCGCTCGAAGACGCCGTCGAAGGACTCGCTCAGGTCGCGCTCGTGGACCCCGACGACCGGCCCGAGGGGCTGACTGTCTACAACCAGGTCACCCGTGCCATCAGCATCGTCGAGATCGCCGAGACAATCGCCGATGTCGGCGACGAGTTCGACCTCGACGTGGCCGTCGAGCACTTCGAGAACCCCCGCGACGAGGACGAGACCCACAAGATGGAGATCGAGAACGACCGCTACGCAGGCCTCATCGGCGGCCAGTCCCAGACCTTCGAGGAGGGCGTCCGCGACATCTTCGAGACGCTGACCCGCTACGCCGACACTATCGAGGCCCACGAGGACCGCTTCCTCCCGGGCGTCCTCAGCGAGGACTGA
- a CDS encoding GDP-mannose mannosyl hydrolase: MDVHEEFIPAETFATCLEHVPQPCVDLVVEHDGGILLTRRQNEPAKGEWFWPGSRLYKGERLDDAVHRVASEELGLETVDIERLGVSEHFWETSSVDGVDSRHTIPVVYRVVPAAGQSITLDSQHDTYRVVTEPPTDANEYVVEYFERFDLV; the protein is encoded by the coding sequence ATGGACGTTCACGAGGAGTTCATTCCGGCGGAGACGTTCGCGACCTGCCTCGAACACGTGCCCCAGCCCTGTGTCGACCTCGTCGTCGAGCACGACGGTGGCATCCTCCTGACCCGACGGCAGAACGAACCCGCAAAAGGCGAGTGGTTCTGGCCGGGCAGTCGTCTGTACAAGGGCGAGCGACTCGACGACGCCGTCCATCGAGTTGCCAGCGAGGAACTGGGTCTCGAAACAGTCGATATCGAGCGTCTCGGCGTCAGCGAACATTTCTGGGAGACGTCGTCGGTCGACGGCGTCGACTCCCGACACACGATCCCGGTGGTATACCGCGTGGTTCCCGCAGCGGGCCAGTCGATTACGCTCGACAGCCAGCACGACACGTATCGTGTCGTGACCGAGCCCCCCACAGATGCAAACGAGTACGTCGTGGAGTACTTCGAGCGGTTCGACCTCGTCTGA
- a CDS encoding gluconate 2-dehydrogenase subunit 3 family protein, producing the protein MSRREVIAALLAGGATGTAVSALPSGLVETETAERQGDLTGANLEQLVAIAEVVFPSAIDVTAEDVSEYATRVPDDQRSAFHRTLTQLNRRVFGSHGRLLAEMSVQQRGAALRSMGIARVGSSPSGSLAERVRYYLINQLVYSLFTTPQGSELIGVENPVGYPGGYESYQRPPTDE; encoded by the coding sequence TTGAGCCGACGGGAAGTGATCGCTGCACTCCTCGCGGGAGGGGCAACGGGCACAGCCGTGTCGGCGCTCCCATCCGGTCTCGTTGAAACGGAGACGGCCGAGAGACAGGGGGACCTGACCGGGGCGAATCTCGAGCAACTCGTCGCGATCGCGGAGGTAGTGTTCCCATCAGCCATCGACGTAACTGCCGAAGACGTATCGGAATATGCAACCCGGGTTCCCGATGACCAGCGATCGGCTTTCCACAGGACGCTGACCCAGCTGAATCGACGCGTCTTCGGGTCCCACGGACGCTTGCTCGCGGAGATGTCGGTCCAACAGCGCGGGGCCGCGCTCCGCTCGATGGGTATCGCCCGGGTGGGGTCGTCGCCGTCAGGCAGTCTGGCGGAGAGAGTGCGGTACTACCTTATCAACCAGTTGGTATACAGTCTCTTCACGACTCCACAGGGTAGCGAACTGATCGGTGTCGAGAACCCTGTCGGCTATCCCGGAGGCTATGAGTCCTATCAGCGGCCGCCGACAGATGAGTGA
- a CDS encoding GMC family oxidoreductase produces MSERQRGGDRAPAEKQDVCVIGSGVAGALVAYALSDRGHDVVMLEAGKRFDPANRLQRMERAIRPEYHLPEVWDMGGERDRFTSSGDLYYALNRTRVKAVGGTTLHWLGITPRFHEKDFEMQSRYGLASDWPIGYEDLRPYYAEAETELGVSGGTDNPFAPPRETDFPMDAFPASYSDSLFAEACEALGITMHSVPQARNSEPYDDRSQCVGYSTCIPVCPSGAKYSGDVHVRKAQSNGARVISQAPVQYLEHDSAGERVEAAVYATPDGERHRQEARQFVLACGAVEIPRLLLLSRSSQYPEGLANTSGVVGKYFMDHLVVRVGAELDEPTNQEPIGYQTRETHQFYDHDDSPPGSVKLVFENVNPPSLAESALRGGDTGTPGDLSDVVAGDTWGDELVDTVRDRMPNRRVGMFGNPETLPRAENSVTLDYEKTDSHGNPVPDVSFTIGGYERRTIEFIRDVQRDILNEMDASNIVDSPLRTASHKMGTTRMGTDPSESVVDSRLRTHDLRNLSIASSSVFVTGGAMNPTLTIAALSLKAADAIHRDL; encoded by the coding sequence ATGAGTGAGCGCCAGCGTGGCGGCGACCGTGCGCCAGCCGAGAAGCAAGACGTCTGTGTAATCGGTTCCGGAGTCGCGGGGGCGCTGGTCGCCTACGCACTCTCCGACCGCGGTCACGATGTCGTGATGCTCGAAGCGGGAAAGCGATTCGACCCGGCGAACCGTCTCCAACGGATGGAGCGGGCGATCAGACCGGAATACCACCTCCCCGAAGTCTGGGATATGGGTGGTGAGCGTGATCGGTTCACGTCCTCAGGCGACCTCTACTACGCGCTGAACCGGACGCGGGTGAAGGCTGTCGGCGGGACGACGCTCCACTGGCTTGGAATCACGCCACGGTTCCACGAGAAGGACTTCGAGATGCAGTCGCGGTACGGCCTCGCCAGCGATTGGCCGATCGGCTATGAGGACCTCCGGCCGTACTACGCCGAGGCGGAGACAGAACTGGGTGTCTCGGGAGGCACCGACAACCCGTTCGCACCGCCACGAGAGACCGATTTTCCGATGGATGCGTTTCCCGCGAGTTACTCGGATTCGCTATTCGCCGAGGCCTGCGAGGCGCTCGGCATCACGATGCACTCGGTCCCACAGGCCCGTAACTCCGAACCATACGACGACCGGAGTCAGTGTGTCGGGTACAGCACGTGCATCCCGGTCTGCCCGTCTGGCGCGAAGTACAGCGGCGACGTCCACGTCCGGAAGGCCCAGTCGAACGGGGCGCGGGTGATATCACAGGCGCCGGTCCAGTATCTCGAACACGACAGTGCGGGCGAAAGAGTCGAAGCAGCGGTGTACGCGACGCCCGACGGCGAGCGACACCGACAGGAGGCCAGACAGTTCGTCCTGGCCTGCGGGGCAGTCGAGATACCGCGCCTCCTCCTGCTCTCGCGCTCTTCGCAGTACCCCGAGGGCCTCGCGAACACGAGCGGCGTCGTCGGGAAGTACTTCATGGACCACCTCGTCGTTCGCGTCGGAGCGGAACTCGACGAACCGACCAACCAGGAACCGATCGGTTACCAGACGCGCGAGACACACCAGTTCTACGACCACGACGACTCGCCGCCAGGGAGTGTCAAACTCGTGTTCGAGAACGTGAATCCACCATCGCTGGCCGAGAGCGCGCTTCGAGGTGGAGACACCGGTACCCCGGGCGATCTGAGCGACGTTGTGGCAGGAGACACGTGGGGCGACGAGCTGGTCGACACCGTCCGCGACCGGATGCCCAACAGACGGGTCGGCATGTTTGGCAACCCAGAGACTCTCCCGCGGGCGGAGAACAGTGTGACGCTCGATTACGAGAAGACCGACTCGCATGGAAATCCGGTCCCTGACGTCTCGTTCACCATCGGGGGATACGAACGCCGGACGATTGAGTTCATCCGGGACGTGCAACGCGACATTCTGAACGAGATGGACGCATCGAATATCGTCGACTCACCACTACGGACTGCCTCTCACAAGATGGGCACGACACGGATGGGGACAGACCCGTCAGAGAGCGTCGTCGACTCGCGACTCCGGACCCACGACCTACGAAACCTCTCTATCGCGTCGAGTAGCGTCTTCGTAACCGGGGGCGCGATGAACCCGACGTTAACTATCGCCGCGCTCTCGCTGAAGGCCGCCGACGCGATCCACCGAGACCTCTGA
- a CDS encoding NAD-dependent epimerase/dehydratase family protein, with amino-acid sequence MPESVFITGIAGFLGSHLADEFIERGYDVSGNDTFVGGYEANIPKEATFFEIDCNDVDAMKEAMAGTDIVYHTAALAHEGLSVFAPARINKSIYQSTSATLAAAAATDVDRFVYCSSMSRYGENETPFTEDMEPQPQDPYAVSKVAAEEMVELMAEIHDFEYVIAVPHNIIGPRQKYNDPFRNVAAIFINRMLQGKQPIIYGDGEQMRCFTFIQDDVRPLRKLATYDNVTGEVINIGPDDEFITINTLAETIADIIGFDLDPIYERDRPQEVRLANCSADKAREMLDYNAQYTLRDGLQEMVDWIEREGPKEFEYHLDLEIINEETPDTWKNQLI; translated from the coding sequence ATGCCAGAGTCAGTGTTCATAACCGGGATTGCCGGGTTTCTTGGTAGTCACCTCGCGGACGAGTTCATCGAGCGCGGCTACGACGTCTCGGGAAACGACACGTTCGTCGGCGGCTACGAAGCTAACATCCCGAAGGAGGCGACGTTCTTCGAAATCGATTGTAACGACGTTGATGCGATGAAGGAGGCGATGGCAGGAACAGATATCGTCTACCACACCGCCGCACTAGCCCACGAAGGGTTGAGCGTGTTCGCGCCCGCCCGTATCAACAAAAGCATCTACCAGTCGACATCGGCGACGCTGGCAGCGGCCGCTGCGACTGACGTCGACCGCTTCGTCTACTGCTCGAGTATGTCGCGGTACGGGGAAAACGAGACGCCCTTCACCGAGGACATGGAGCCCCAACCCCAGGATCCCTACGCTGTCAGCAAGGTCGCCGCCGAGGAGATGGTTGAACTGATGGCCGAGATTCACGACTTCGAGTACGTCATCGCAGTCCCGCACAACATCATCGGGCCGCGCCAGAAGTACAACGATCCGTTCCGGAACGTTGCGGCCATCTTCATCAACCGGATGTTACAGGGAAAACAACCCATTATCTACGGCGACGGCGAACAGATGCGTTGTTTCACGTTCATCCAGGACGACGTGCGCCCGCTCCGAAAGCTGGCGACCTACGACAACGTCACCGGCGAAGTGATCAACATCGGTCCCGACGACGAGTTCATCACGATCAACACGCTGGCCGAGACCATCGCCGACATTATCGGGTTCGACCTCGACCCGATCTACGAGCGAGACCGGCCACAGGAGGTGCGACTCGCCAACTGCTCGGCCGACAAGGCACGCGAGATGCTGGACTACAACGCCCAGTATACGCTCCGTGACGGACTGCAGGAGATGGTCGACTGGATCGAGCGTGAAGGGCCAAAGGAGTTCGAGTATCACCTCGATCTGGAGATAATCAACGAGGAGACTCCGGACACCTGGAAGAATCAGCTGATCTGA